In a genomic window of Erigeron canadensis isolate Cc75 chromosome 5, C_canadensis_v1, whole genome shotgun sequence:
- the LOC122601346 gene encoding uncharacterized protein LOC122601346, which produces MKLKRREAGYNNARITELYYGRPTINVSPSSPEGITKAFLSEDVDLQRISFDSEGNICLVSSQSNTSGNREYPTSSASSTMPISVKCAESHLSVLVSFVTSYELFIQGKVQDPSLIDEDYEQIDPLDLEEIDLQRQMAMLTLRTKSECQRPKKNDRSFVTRQNFYQGGTVLSSSSRQKLYNDRSKENQSLDEQSGSRALVVQQSDKSYDWSFKVNEEEDAYLAEICSDIAFTDDLDDSYQDDEYVDNVDYSLMNEDEEFHEEDYTMTVENEDHHQQNNEEDMSAIEFTILFEDSTVPTRQEQNYSSEIELEKKRNLDTSILSEDDEILESCEDKGWQKVAIPQRLDTDELIDFISKLDVHEQQVEVSLHELVKICKFANVQSSEINNLQNCARDTRKLLDDTANDSSYLRQQAAMLTHKEGELKKQVIADQKRLTAIKEQLREVILRKELCQENSGKISKKLTKKQMELVNGKLNKMRDMRCMINYLSQYEKSSNHQSLAHYSEDYVHETEISSLITESTKQYEERKLESTFTEETSNNKPMTRKRVVPQILTPEQEILVKRTHFENTPSLRKRICGKQVSTEGQTQSRQSNDSSDRDVEDIDVQFRNNKDIQDIKLSGVSRDIEDSSFQQHKRRRFAEGVEPSVTSSQPSSSRSNEDIVSGIEKEMNDLRVLIGEKDPKGKDGDLRKQRREGEINIPSSQEEEEISRLSKGIHLRLPQLKTKGKVLLKIPFHY; this is translated from the exons ATGAAACTAAAACGGAGGGAAGCAGGATATAATAATGCTCGGATTACCGAGCTTTATTACGGTAGGCCTACGATCAATGTAAGTCCAAGTTCCCCTGAAGGAATTACAAAGGCATTCCTGAGTGAAGATGTTGACTTACAAAGGATCTCGTTTGACTCTGAAGGGAACATATGTCTTGTTTCAAGTCAGAGCAACACTTCTGGCAATCGTGAATATCCTACCTCCAGTGCTAGTTCCACCATGCCTATAAGTGTCAAATGTGCGGAAAGTCACTTATCCGTTCTTGtgtcatttgtgacatcatatgAACTGTTTATCCAAGGAAAGGTTCAAGATCCTAGTCTTATAGATGAAGACTATGAGCAAATTGATCCTTTAGATCTCGAAGAAATAGATCTGCAACGACAAATGGCCATGTTGACTCTTAGGACTAAAAG CGAATGCCAGAGACCTAAGAAGAATGATAGGTCTTTTGTGACTCGTCAAAACTTCTATCAAGGTGGAACAGtactttcatcttcttcaagacaaaagttatataatgaTAGGTCTAAAGAAAACCAAAGTTTAGATGAACAAAGTGGATCAAGAGCTTTGGTGGTTCAACAATCGGACAAGTCATATGACTGGAGTTTCAAAgtcaatgaagaagaagatgcatACCTTGCAGAGATTTGCTCGGACATTGCTTTTACTGATGATCTTGATGATTCTTATCAAGATGATGAATATGTGGACAACGTTGATTATTCACTGATgaatgaagatgaagaatttcatgaggAAGATTACACCATGACAGTCGAAAATGAagatcatcatcaacaaaataatGAGGAAGATATGAGTGCTATTGAATTCactattctttttgaagattcTACGGTACCAACTAGACAAGAGCAAAATTATTCTTCAGAGATAGAActtgaaaagaaaaggaatCTTGACACAAGTATTCTttcagaagatgatgaaataTTGGAATCATGTGAAGATAAAGGCTGGCAAAAGGTTGCAATTCCTCAAAGACTTGATACAGATGAGCTTATTGATTTCATTTCTAAGTTAGATGTACATGAGCAACAAGTGGAAGTTTCACTTCATGAACTGGTGAAGATTTGCAAGTTCGCCAATGTGCAATCTTCAGAaatcaacaatcttcaaaattGTGCAAGAGACACAAGAAAATTACTTGATGACACAGCTAATGATAGTTCATATCTCCGACAACAAGCTGCAATGTTAACCCATAAGGAAGGAGAATTAAAGAAACAAGTCATAGCAGATCAAAAAAGGTTGACTGCCATAAAAGAGCAACTGAGAGAAGTAATTCTTAGAAAAGAGTTATGTCAAGAAAACTCAGGAAAGATATCTAAGAAACttacaaaaaaacaaatggaGCTTGTAAATGGGAAACTTAACAAAATGAGAGATATGAGATGTATGATAAACTATTTATCACAATACGAAAAGTCTAGCAATCATCAAAGTCTTGCACATTATTCTGAAGATTATGTCCATGAAACAGAAATATCATCCTTGATTACAGAATCTACTAAGCAATATGAAGAAAGGAAGTTAGAGTCAACTTTCACTGAGGAAACATCTAATAACAAACCCATGACAAGAAAAAGGGTTGTTCCTCAAATTCTAACTCCAGAACAAGAGATTCTTGTTAAGAGAACACATTTTGAAAATACACCAAGTCTT agaaagaggatATGTGGCAAACAAGTGTCCACAGAAGGGCAAACTCAGTCTAGGCAGTCTAATGACTCTAGTGACAGAGATGTTGAAGACATAGACGTTCAATTCAGAAATAATAAGG ACATTCAAGACATTAAGCTGTCAGGAGTTTCCAGAGATATTGAAGATAGTTCGTTTCAACAGCATAAAAGGAGAAGATTTGCTGAAGGAGTCGAACCATCTGTGACCTCTTCTCAGCCAAGCAGCTCAAGATCTAATGAAGACATTGTGTCAGGAATAGAGAAAGAAATGAATGATTTGAGAGTCTTGATT GGGGAGAAAGATCCAAAAGGCAAGGATGGTGATCTCAGGAAGCAAAGGAGAGAGGGTGAGATCAATATTCCTAGCagtcaagaagaagaagagatctCAAGATTATCAAAGGGCATACATCTCAGGCTCCCACAACTCAAGACAAAGGGAAAGGTATTGCTGAAGATACCTTTCCATTACTGA